In a single window of the Littorina saxatilis isolate snail1 linkage group LG5, US_GU_Lsax_2.0, whole genome shotgun sequence genome:
- the LOC138967841 gene encoding PE-PGRS family protein PE_PGRS30-like: MATKEETPSSAVSDCYELRNKSRDEFNKIRRILLRNIPPSTEGEIQEFLGSFKAKKIEISESLDSAVVTLEDGSQLEDVVTKLDNTKLKDNDVAVSFCASDKLLCVAHLPPRYSDDEFRKLIAQHGQIEFCFIMRSEKTGHSKSYGFLEFEEQDMEKLRKVRDSIDWKEVGSHMLHADFVEPAYQAWERLQSRCLTVTGLPKDFTEIAKLREAFSVVTSPVYCQIMMHEKESLGMGIVEFRKAEEAEETWDKLRGTKIEDSEITITFCIPSKSAVFINNRIMWKFSDKMQQKSSLLPDPVSAKPVISNNALVLSFIKQNPNLMEDFTKVLCELHQAYVQHMMSPGNKPGLLGPAPSLPMSPMMNPHLQMGLITMLVLHIHAEKKEPFTGMLAKQLNTLSDTPATALSADSSKKPSILGDPLTAQANILLTNLKQQLNQVAVTEDKKDVTASTSPAVISIMNKFVQNARFLNLSLLVNLGQVLMGMQATNQLDSPVAQAAAAAATSLARHTAANILNAPGSGKGLLGDVPKPSPNPAAMRFMQTLEVVASQKLGGQNQGFLSALMSNINTNHSTMGNIEKKTSLLGDAPARSQQRGQDSQGGAGMGGGMGGMGSGMGGGMGGGMGGGMGSGMGGGMGGGMGGGMGGGMGGGMGNMGGGGMGGMGSGMGGMGNMGGGGMGGGGMGGGAMGGGGGMGNMGGGGGMGGMDGMGGMGNMGMGGMGQQGGMGQQGGMGQQGGMGQQGGMGMGGAAGKGGWGSPMGQGGAGRGASLLGPGGNTSLLGPGGNTSLLGPGGNTSTTSGGAGASNKAESYSTFGNYSGGYGDMGGYGGGYTTEEYSQFGQGDYSAGGYGDGSMYSGGDQSGYNYGNYGGGYGTTQDSYNFQGTADYSSGNFGDYTGGYNTNTGTGNNTFTFGAQNQQGNYQDGTRGFGGGGGGGGGGAGNTWGGGMQGGTSATATGMGQSQGMRSNMTISKNLSGGGAGPGGGGVGAGGAQGAGPAFGSATNTQGGTYGGAGGGVGGRQGLLDPPSAAMKGVATTGMGGGFGGAGGGAMGRQMGNTDSYQTAAPTSSYMGSNTAATTGMGTAGMGSAGMGSAGMGSAGMGTAGMGTAGMGTAGMGSYGNMGYGTNDMVEGYNTTTGAGSYDDTANGNGYGGYGNNMGYGNYNQSAGYGNTAANTGYGTAGAVGGLLNAPAQLTPAGTKRSYSHLLPKPEPSPEGEYVGQHSQGLGGHYEKRARLF, translated from the exons aaagaaaattgAGATTAGTGAAAGTCTGGACTCGG CTGTGGTGACCCTGGAGGATGGCAGTCAACTGGAGGACGTAGTGACCAAGCTGGACAACACCAAACTGAAAGACAACGATGTGGCCGTGTCCTTCTGTGCCAGCGACAAACTGCTGTGCGTTGCCCACCTCCCTCCGCGGTACTCTGACGACGAATTCCGCAAGCTGATTGCTCAGCACGGCCAGATCGAGTTCTGCTTCATCATGCGATCAGAGAAGACAG GCCACAGCAAATCGTACGGCTTCCTGGAGTTTGAAGAGCAGGACATGGAGAAGCTTCGCAAGGTGCGTGACAGCATTGACTGGAAGGAGGTGGGCAGTCACATGCTGCACGCTGACTTTGTGGAGCCTGCGTACCAGGCGTGGGAACGCCTCCAGTCACGCTGTCTGACCGTCACAGGGCTCCCCAAGGACTTCACTGAGATCGCTAAGCTGCGTGAAGCTTTCAGCGTGGTCACCAGTCCTGTGTACTGCCAG ATCATGATGCACGAGAAGGAGTCGCTGGGTATGGGAATCGTGGAGTTCCGCAAGGCAGAGGAGGCGGAGGAGACCTGGGACAAGCTGAGGGGCACCAAGATCGAGGACAGCGAGATCACCATCACCTTCTGCATCCCCAGCAAGTCTGCTGTCTTCATCAACAACCGCATTATGTGGAAATTT TCGGATAAGATGCAGCAGAAGAGCAGCTTGTTGCCGGACCCGGTGTCGGCCAAACCTGTCATCTCCAACAACGCTCTGGTGCTCAGCTTCATCAAGCAGAACCCCAACT tgatgGAGGATTTCACCAAGGTTCTGTGTGAGCTGCATCAGGCCTACGTTCAGCACATGATGTCGCCCGGCAACAAGCCAG gactGCTGGGACCAGCCCCCTCCCTGCCCATGAGTCCCATGATGAACCCTCACCTGCAGATGGGACTCATCACCATGCTGGTCCTACACATCCACGCTGAGAAGAAGGAGCCT TTCACTGGCATGCTGGCCAAACAGCTCAACACCTTGAGTGACACGCCCGCCACAGCTCTG AGTGCGGACAGCAGCAAGAAGCCGTCCATCCTGGGCGACCCCCTGACGGCGCAGGCCAACATCCTGCTGACCAACCTGAAGCAGCAGCTGAACCAGGTGGCGGTGACGGAAGATAAGAAGGACGTCACCGCCTCCACCAGCCCCGCCGTTATCTCCATCATGAACAAGTTCGTGCAGAACGCACGCTTTCTCAACCTCAG CCTGCTGGTGAACCTGGGCCAGGTGTTGATGGGGATGCAGGCCACCAACCAGCTGGACTCCCCCGTGGCTCAGGCCGCCGCTGCCGCCGCCACCTCCCTGGCCAGACACACCGCCGCCAACATCCTCAACGCCCCGGGCTCCGGCAAGGGGTTGCTAGGCGACGTGCCCAAGCCCAGCCCCAATCCGGCCGCCATGCGCTTCATGCAGACGCTGGAGGTGGTGGCGTCGCAGAAGCTGGGGGGTCAGAACCAGGGCTTCCTGTCGGCCCTCATGAGCAACATTAACACCAACCACAGCACCATGGGCAACATCGAGAAGAAGACCTCTCTCCTGGGGGACGCACCCGCACGCTCACAGCAACGCGGCCAGGACTCGCAGGGGGGAGCGGGCATGGGTGGTGGAATGGGGGGCATGGGTAGTGGAATGGGAGGAGGCATGGGTGGAGGAATGGGAGGAGGCATGGGTAGTGGAATGGGAGGAGGCATGGGTGGAGGAATGGGTGGAGGAATGGGAGGAGGCATGGGTGGAGGAATGGGGAACATGGGGGGTGGTGGAATGGGGGGGATGGGTAGTGGAATGGGAGGTATGGGGAACATGGGTGGTGGTGGAATGGGGGGTGGTGGAATGGGGGGTGGTGCaatggggggtggtgggggaaTGGGGAACATGGGGGGAGGTGGTGGAATGGGAGGCATGGATGGAATGGGGGGAATGGGTAACATGGGCATGGGAGGTATGGGTCAGCAGGGAGGTATGGGTCAGCAGGGAGGTATGGGTCAGCAGGGAGGCATGGGTCAACAGGGGGGGATGGGAATGGGGGGTGCAGCAGGcaagggggggtggggtagcCCCATGGGTCAGGGTGGAGCGGGTCGCGGGGCCAGCTTGTTGGGACCTGGTGGTAACACCAGCTTGCTGGGGCCTGGCGGCAACACCAGCTTGCTGGGGCCTGGCGGCAACACCAGCACTACCAGTGGTGGTGCCGGTGCTAGTAACAAGGCAGAGAGCTACTCCACCTTCGGCAACTACAGCGGCGGCTACGGG GATATGGGTGGCTATGGAGGCGGCTATACTACTGAGGAGTACAGCCAGTTTGGCCAG GGTGACTACAGCGCTGGTGGCTATGGAGACGGCAGCATGTACAGCGGTGGTGACCAG TCTGGTTACAATTATGGAAACTACGGCGGCGGCTATGGGACAACCCAGGACTCGTACAACTTCCAGGGCACTGCTGATTACAGCAGTGGG AACTTTGGGGACTACACTGGGGGCTACAATACCAACACAGGGACAGGCAACAACACCTTTACCTTTGGTGCTCAGAACCAGCAGGGAAACTACCAG gacGGGACTCGGGGTTTTggcgggggagggggcgggggcgggggcggggcgGGGAACacgtggggaggggggatgcaAGGTGGCACTAGCGCTACAGCCACAGGCATGGGCCAGTCACAGGGCATGCGAAGCAATATGACCATTTCAAAAAACTTGTCTGGCGGGGGCGCGGGGcccggggggggaggggttggggcTGGGGGGGCCCAAGGGGCGGGGCCAGCTTTTGGTAGCGCCACCAACACCCAGGGGGGGACCTATGGGGGGGCAGGCGGAGGAGTGGGGGGCAGGCAGGGCTTGCTAGACCCCCCCAGCGCTGCCATGAAGGGAGTGGCCACCACAGGCATGGGGGGAGGGTTTGGAGGCGCAGGGGGCGGAGCCATGGGGAGACAGATGGGAAACACCGACAGCTACCAGACAGCCGCCCCAACATCCAGCTACATGGGCTCCAACACCGCTGCCACCACTGGCATGGGCACCGCTGGGATGGGCTCCGCTGGGATGGGCTCCGCTGGGATGGGCTCCGCTGGGATGGGCACTGCTGGCATGGGCACTGCTGGCATGGGCACCGCTGGCATGGGTTCCTATGGCAACATGGGCTACGGCACCAACGACATGGTTGAGGGGTACAACACCACTACCGGTGCCGGCAGCTACGACGATACCGCTAACGGTAACGGCTACGGGGGCTACGGCAACAACATGGGCTACGGCAACTACAACCAGTCTGCAGGCTACGGCAACACAGCGGCTAACACTGGCTACGGCACTGCTGGGGCCGTCGGAGGTCTGCTCAACGCACCT GCCCAGCTGACGCCCGCAGGCACCAAGAGGAGCTACAGCCACCTGCTTCCCAAACCCGAGCCCAGCCCCGAGGGGGAGTACGTTGGTCAACACTCTCAGGGCCTGGGGGGGCACTACGAGAAGCGCGCGCGTCTCTTCTAG